Sequence from the Fibrobacter sp. UWR4 genome:
GTGGCAGATCGACGTGCGTGCCCTTGCACGCGGCTAGTATTGTAGGGCTACGCCCGTATATGAAGAACCACCGGCTTCGCCGGTGGGTCACTTTTTGTTTTTTGAAAAAGTTGCTTTAGGCTAACTTTTGCTATATTTGGTTATGATGAAAGTCATTGATGTTGTTCTATTGTTGGTTATTCTTGCCGTTTCCATTTGGATGATTTTTCGTTCCATGTCCGCTTCTGGGGATAGAATTGTGGTTCATGCTGCCGACCGGATGTATGAATTTAGCCTGAAAGAAGATGGATCCTACAAGATCCCGGGACCTTTAGGTGAAACCACCGTACAGGTCAAGAATGGTCGCGCCCGCATTGTAGAATCTCCTTGTCCGAACAAAATCTGTATTCGTCAAGGTTTTGCAAAGCCTCTTGTGTGCCTTCCCAATAAAATCATCGTAGACGTTGAAGATTCGGAGGGCTTTGATGCGGTTGCGCGATAGAAACTATATCGCCTATCTTGGGGCGTTGACTCTTCTGTTTTCGTATGCAGAAATGTTCCTGCCTCGAACGGTCCCTTTCTTTAGGCTGGGCCTTGGAAATACGGTGGTCTTGCTGGCGTTCGGTCTTGATTTCCCGGCGTTTGTTGTCTTGCTTTTGATCAAGGCGATTGCATCGTCCTTAATGGCTGGCACCTTGTTCTCTCCCTTCTTTGTAATGTCTTTGGCCCAGTCGGTGGCCTCTGGCATTGTAATGTATGGACTTTTCTACGGAACAAGACGAATTCAAAAACTTATTGGTCTGTATGGAATTTCCATGGTGGGTGCGGTGGTAAGCACTATGGTACAGATTCTTTTGGCAAGTTTGTATTTGGGGCAGGGATCTTTCGCCTTGCTTGGTCCCATGATGCTATTCTCCCTCTTTGCTAGCATCCTTACGGCGTTCTTGGCGTTGCATTTGCATATTCCTGAACAGGCTCCCATTATTCAAAGCTCCAAAGCTGAACTGAAAACTAGTTCGCCCTATCGGATCTGGGGGATTGTTTTTGCTATTTGCGCCATGGCGGTTTTTACCCTGATGCAAAGTGATTTGAAGGTACTTGGTGTTTGCCTTGTTTTGAGTTTTGTAGCGCAAAAGATTTCCGGTCGTCGCATTCTCTTGATGCCTCATGTGACTTTATGGATTTTTGTGTTGATTGCAAACGTCCTTTCCCCATCGGGGCAGGTTCTTTATTCTGTCGGGGAATTTAACTTGACGGAAGGTTCTCTGGTAAATGGTGTTTGTCAGGCCATGAAACTTTCTGCAGTTTCTGCCTTGTCGCAATGTGCTGCAAACTTGCGACCTCAGGGAAATTCCTTGATTGCCTTGTCGCTTAAATATTTCAGAGGATTAAGTAATGTCTTGCACAATTCCTCTGGCAATATTTTCAAGAAGATTCGTACAGCTTTGGCTACCACTGAAATTACGGATTAGATAAATCAGAAATAAAAAGAACCTCCCGCCAGGAGTACTCTTTAAGTTGGCAGGAGGTTCAGTTCTCGATTCGTAATGTATTAGAGTTTATTCTTCGCCGGTGGAGGGTGCTGCCGGTGCGGCTTCGAATTTGACCTTTGTAGTTACGGTTGCCTGTAAGCCACTTGCATCTTCAAACTTGAAGGTGAATTCGCCACCAGCTGCCGGGAGAATGCTGGAGTCGAATACAACGTAGAGTGAAGAGGTGGAGAATGTACCGCCATTGCTGATGTCGGTGTAGGTAACGTTACGGCCCGATGCTACGCCATAGGCGGTAAGCTTCAGAGATGAGGCGTTGCTGATTGCATCGGCGTTGAAGACTACGGTGTCGCCGACAGTGAATGTTACATCTTCAGTGGTAAAGTCGCTGATGGTTATGGTGTTGCCGCGTGCGCCTGCGGTGACGGTGACCTTAGCCTTGCCTGCAGTAATGTTTGCGCGGAAGGGGAGGAACAAGTCGGTATTCAGGGCAACGTTGTGGTTATCCTTTACGAAGTAGGTAACCTTGGTAATACGCTTGCCTCCAATGCCTTCGAACTGCTCGTAGGGAGAAGTGTTGCCGTGGGATTCGGGGTGCTTTTGGACGCTGAATGCAAATTCGCGGGGCTGCATCCAAACGTGTGCATTGGGAATCAAACCGTACTTGTCACCGAATTCATCTTCGATCACGACGGCCTGAAGGTTGGCTGCGGTAACTTCGAAAATGTCTGTGGCGGTGAAGTCCACCATGTAGTTACCCCAGTTGGAAGTGGTGCTGATGCTTGCGGTGGCGGGAGTGCGGTTTGCTACCGTGCCGTAGGTCTTACTGACGGAGCCGTCGGCATTGATGACCTTGTAGTTTACGGGAGCGCTTGCGGATTCAGACCAGGTTGCTGCCTTGATCAACTTGTAAAGATCGCTGGCGTCGCTTTCGGAACCGTTGGCGATGGCGTCTTCGTAAAGAGCCTTGTTGATGGCCACGTCTACATTGGCGACGCCCTTGTAAATTGCCTTACCGTCGGCGACTTCGGCATCAAGCTGCTTGAAGTTGGCGTACTTGCTGGTGGTGGCACTGGTGAATGCGTCGTAGCCTTCCATTACAGCGGATGCACTGGGGGAAGCGTAAACGCCCTTGACCGCATTCTTTTCGCCTGCCACGTCATTGATTTCACCATAGAAATATTGGGCGTAGCTAAGGGCGACAGTACCGTACATCAAGTCTTCAACGGGAGCTTCCTTAATGACTTCCACGCT
This genomic interval carries:
- a CDS encoding NusG domain II-containing protein yields the protein MMKVIDVVLLLVILAVSIWMIFRSMSASGDRIVVHAADRMYEFSLKEDGSYKIPGPLGETTVQVKNGRARIVESPCPNKICIRQGFAKPLVCLPNKIIVDVEDSEGFDAVAR
- a CDS encoding Gx transporter family protein is translated as MRLRDRNYIAYLGALTLLFSYAEMFLPRTVPFFRLGLGNTVVLLAFGLDFPAFVVLLLIKAIASSLMAGTLFSPFFVMSLAQSVASGIVMYGLFYGTRRIQKLIGLYGISMVGAVVSTMVQILLASLYLGQGSFALLGPMMLFSLFASILTAFLALHLHIPEQAPIIQSSKAELKTSSPYRIWGIVFAICAMAVFTLMQSDLKVLGVCLVLSFVAQKISGRRILLMPHVTLWIFVLIANVLSPSGQVLYSVGEFNLTEGSLVNGVCQAMKLSAVSALSQCAANLRPQGNSLIALSLKYFRGLSNVLHNSSGNIFKKIRTALATTEITD